In Pseudomonadales bacterium, the genomic stretch TGTTGCTGCAGCCGCGCAAACCCACCCTCGTGCGTGTGCTCGTGCGCGACAACCGGCCACCGCGCGTATTCGTGCTGTGCGGACAGACCCCGGCCAGTCGCCGTGCGCTCGAGCTCGGTGCACGGCTCGCGCGCGACGATCACCATGTGCTCGAGGTGATCGTCGCGGGAGAAGTCGACGCCGAGCTGCGTCGCGAGCTGGAAAGGTCGGGGTTGATCGTGGTCGTCCGTGAACACCCGCCACAGAGTGCCGCGCTCGCGATGCTGGCCGACGTCGACAACCGGTCGGGAGCCACCGTGCTCGTGGCCGGTGATCTGCTTGCTGCAGACAGCCGTAATCCTGCCCTGGAATGCCTGTCGCAGTTGCGCTGCCAGGTGTTGCTGGTGAACTGAGGCAGATTTCCTTACGAACTCAACGGTGAATTCCCGCCGAAGCCTCTGCTACGATGGCCGGGAAATCCACCAGACACAGCGGAGTGATTACCCATGACGATCAAGGTTGGCGATCGCATCCCCTCGGCTACCCTGAAAAGGATGGGCGAGAAGGGGCCTGAAAACATTGGCACCGAAGAGCTCTTCCGTGGCCGCAAGGTCGTGCTGTTCGCGGTGCCTGGTGCCTTCACTCCGACCTGCACGGAGGCGCATCTTCCCGGCTACGTGGTGAACGCGGACCGGATCAAGGCCAAGGGAGTCGACACGATCGCCTGCATGGCGGTCAACGACGTGTTCGTGATGAATGCGTGGGGCAAGTCGCAGAATGCCGAGGAACTGCTGATGCTGGCTGACGGCAACGCGGATTTCACCAGGGCGCTCGGACTCGAACTCGACGCCAGCGGTTTCGGCATGGGCACGCGTTCGCAACGCTTTGCACTGGTCGCCGAAGACGGCGTGGTGCGCCACCTCGCGGTGGAGCCGAACCCGGGGCTGGACGTGTCGGCTGCCGACAAGATTCTCGAAGTGCTCTGATACAGGAGTCGCGATGATGGATGCACCGGTACGTGCGGGTGAAGTCCCGATCGCGTGTGATGTGGAGCAGGGCAAGAGCTACTGGTGGTGCAGTTGCGGACGTTCGGCGCGGCAACCGTTCTGTGACGGTTCGCACAAGGGTACGAGTTTCACGCCGTTGCGCTATGACGCCGCCGAGACGCGTACCGTGTATTTCTGTGCCTGCAAGCTCAGCGTGAACCGGCCAGTCTGCGATGGAAGTCACAAGCGCAGCTGAAATCCGGCCCGAAGGCCTGCGGGTTCGGGTGATGGAGGTGGGATCGTGAACGCCTTTGTGCCTCCCGCTGCCCAGGCAGCGCTGGTCGACCGCTTCGGTCGTCGCGTCGATTATGTGCGGATCTCGGTTACCGATCGCTGCGATTTCCGCTGCGTGTACTGCATGGCGGAAGACATGCAGTTTCTGCCGCGCAGTGAAATCCTCAGCCTGGAAGAATTGGCGATGGTCGCCGAGACCTTCGTCGGGCTCGGCGTGAAGAAGATCCGCCTGACCGGTGGCGAGCCGCTGGTCAGGCACAACGTGCTGTGGCTCTGCGAGCGGATTGCGGCACTGCCCGGTCTGCGTGAGCTGGTGCTCACGACCAACGGGTCGCAACTGGTGAAGCTGGCGAAGCCGTTGCGCGCCGCCGGAGTGAAGCGGCTGAACATCAGCCTCGACAGCCTGGATCCGGCGCGCTTCCGGGCGTTGACGCGCACCGGCGAGCTGGCGGTCGTACTGGCAGGAATCGACACCGCGCTGGCGACCGGTTTCGATCGGATAAAGCTGAACAGCGTGATCCTGCGTGGCAGCAACGACCACGAGGTGCTCCCTCTGCTCGAGTTCGCGCGCGAACGCGGCACCGACATCACGTACATCGAGGAAATGCCGCTGGGGCACATGGAAAGCCGCGATCGTGCGCTGAGTTTCTGCTCCAGTGACGAGGTGCGCGCGATCATCCGCACACGCCATGAGCTCGAGGCGGTTGCCGACGACAGCGGTGGCCCGGCGCGCTACTACCGCATGCCGGACAGCCCGATCCGGGTGGGATTCATTTCACCGCACAGTCACAATTTCTGCCAC encodes the following:
- a CDS encoding peroxiredoxin yields the protein MTIKVGDRIPSATLKRMGEKGPENIGTEELFRGRKVVLFAVPGAFTPTCTEAHLPGYVVNADRIKAKGVDTIACMAVNDVFVMNAWGKSQNAEELLMLADGNADFTRALGLELDASGFGMGTRSQRFALVAEDGVVRHLAVEPNPGLDVSAADKILEVL
- the moaA gene encoding GTP 3',8-cyclase MoaA; the encoded protein is MPPAAQAALVDRFGRRVDYVRISVTDRCDFRCVYCMAEDMQFLPRSEILSLEELAMVAETFVGLGVKKIRLTGGEPLVRHNVLWLCERIAALPGLRELVLTTNGSQLVKLAKPLRAAGVKRLNISLDSLDPARFRALTRTGELAVVLAGIDTALATGFDRIKLNSVILRGSNDHEVLPLLEFARERGTDITYIEEMPLGHMESRDRALSFCSSDEVRAIIRTRHELEAVADDSGGPARYYRMPDSPIRVGFISPHSHNFCHLCNRVRLTVEGRLLLCLGNEHSADLRAVMRARPGDREALAAEIVRAIELKPEKHHFDLNAEPQIVRFMNMTGG
- a CDS encoding CDGSH iron-sulfur domain-containing protein — encoded protein: MDAPVRAGEVPIACDVEQGKSYWWCSCGRSARQPFCDGSHKGTSFTPLRYDAAETRTVYFCACKLSVNRPVCDGSHKRS